The Pseudomonas asiatica sequence TCTCATTTATTTGCAGAACAGCCGCAGGAAGCCGCTGGGAGATTTCACATGGCGATCTACACCGCAGGCTATGAAGGGTTGTCTATCGACGCCTTCATCGCTCGTCTTAAGCAAGCTCAGATCGACAAGGTTCTGGACGTTCGCGAGTACCCTCTGTCCAGAAAGCCTGGTTTCTCCAAGAAGGCTTTCGCCCAGTGCTTGGCGGATGCAGGAATTGCCTACGAGCATTCCCCTCCCTTGGGTTGCCCAAAACCGATTCGAAACCGCTATAAGGTCGATGGCGATTGGGGGGTCTATGCGCGCGACTTCAGGGCTTACATCCGTACCCGGATGGACCTTCTGGAGAACCTGACAGCTGATGCCTCAAGCCAGCGCATTTGTATGGTTTGCTACGAAGCTGACGCGAATTTTTGTCACCGCAGCCTTATCGCCGAGGCTGCGAGTGAATTGGATTCATCCCTGGATACGCGGCATCTGCCTCTCAAAATAGAGAAATTTGCTGATTTGCTTCGGGCGGTTGCTTAGGTGGATAGATGAGACTGATGATAAGCCACTGTTGCGGAAATCGATGAATCGTTCCCATTAGAAGCATAAGATCTTTTCCTGGTAACTCGACCTCCAGCTTCTGTCGAAACGGCGCTTCCCAGCCGTTAGGCCCATGAGCTCGGCGCATGTTTCTGTACAGCTGGCTTGCCTCCCAGTCTACGATCTTGTGCTTATAAATCTTTACCTCACCATCAAGTACTGACTCATAGCTGTAGTAGAAATCGAAGGGCACCTTCTCTAGGCGCTTGATGCTGGCTTTGACATCGTCCTGATCGAATAAACCGGGCTGGCGCTGCAGTCTCTCCAGTTTTTCAAGCTCCTCATCAGTCCAGCTTTCTGACGCGGCTTTACGGATCTCTAATCCAATAATTCGCTCAGGCTTGATCAAGCCGAGCGTGACATTGGAATTCTGTCGAGCCTGCTCCAGAGCCTCAAAACTGTCGTAGATGGGCAGCTTGCTAAGCATTTCCCTCCTTCGAATCCACGCTTTCGAGGTTGGAATAATGTCTTGGGGCTGAATCGTATCCACGCCAATCTTATGGCTTTCAGGTCGGTGATCGTTGGAGCTTTTTTCGATGGAGGCTTCGATCCACTGCCACTTTGAAAATCGTTGATCATCAGTGACCAGGCGGAACGGTACAGGGTAAAGACGGATCAGATTGCCTGCCTCGTCCATCCCCGCAACGCACGAAGTCTCTGTATAGGCAGCGCTGGGTGACGGGTATGTTTTGCATAGGATTAGTATGCGAGCTTTCCTTCTCATACAGGCACGTCCTTATTGTACTGCTGATACTGTAGCGACCAGAGCGTAAACTGGCCATATGATATCGCCCTGTCCCGACAAACCTCATCCATGTGCGGCTGCCACTGAGCGTCATCACCAAGAGCGAGCAATTCAGGCATAGCTGCTGCTAGGGATTGCCTAACCGGGCTGCACCGCAGAAAGATTGAACGCAGCTTCGGCACGAACTTGCCGTCCGATTGAAGCGGACGAGCTACGCACCGTTTGGGGTTGCGGCCCCTTTCGATGTTCGTCGATGGGATCTAGCTCAGTCGCAAGGGGCTTCCGGCGTACTGAACACTCCAACAAAATGGCATTTGCAAAGCTGCTTGAGCAAATCACCGCTTGCATGGCTGCTGGAGTATGATGGGGACTGGTAGCTCTGGCAGGAGAGCCCAATGACTGAATCAGCGCGCACCACGGTAAAGTGCCTGGATCCCGGCGACGGCTCCGGCGATGTGATTGTGGAATTACCTGACGACATTCTGCGCGAGCTCGGGGTCACGACGGGCGACAGACTCTCCATAGAGCTCATCAACGGCGATATCGTACTCAAGCCAGTCCGCGAGCGCCGCGAATCTGATTAGCTACGCGTTGCAGGCCCTCTGTGTCGTCGTGTTGAGCTGATGAAGCTTTCTAGCGGGGATACATGGGACGGCAGTCAGCCTACTGCCGTCCTTCTGGTCGGTGCGTTATTTGGCTGGATAGTTGGCGACTACTAGGTCCGCGCCGCTTTTGGTTAACCCAATGACTTGGTAGGCATGGCTTACGCCATCAACCTCCATGCCTGGGGATCCAGCTGGCATTCCTGGCACGGCGATCCCGACCAGATCGTTCCGCTCCTTGAGTTCTCGAATCTGCTCAGCTGGCACGTGACCTTCAACAAACTTTCCATCAATCACGGCTGTGTGGCAGGACGCTAACCGTGGCGCTACGCCCAGCTTCTGTTTCACTGCGCTCATGTCCGTCTCAATATGGTCGGTCACTTTGAAACTATTGGCTTCCAAGTGCGCGATCCATTTCTTGCAGCAACCGCAGTTCGCGTCTCGGTGAACGTCGATGGACAAAGGCTCGGCAGCGTAGGCCGCTGAGGTCACCAGCAGCCCAGCGATAGCGGCTAGACGAACGAGTATCCGGTTAGTTGGCATGAGTGTGCTCCTTACCGTCTTTGTGAACATGCGTCTTTGTCGACGATTTCGGGTGGGCGTCCGAATGGGCTTCGGCCGCATTGTGGTCACCGTGATGATCTGCCGCTTGGGTGGCGCCTGCGGGTGGAGCTCCATGGTCGTGAGCTGCCTGGGCATGATCGTTGTCTGCCGCTTCGTCGTGATCGCCATGCTCGGCATGCCCGCTCCCGCCGTGCTGGCCCTCATGGTTATGCATATCGCTTTCGCCGCCGCCGTGCTGATGGCCACCGCTCGTGGCCACCAAAGCCTTGTACTGCTCGGGATTCATTTCGGGAAGTTGATCCAGGAACGCGACTATTCCCCAGATGTACTCATCACCCATGCTCTTGCCCCAAGCGGGCATGCCGGTGGCTTTGATGCCGTGCTTGATCGTCCAGAATGCGGCAGCCGGTTCGCCTCCGACACCCACCTTGGTGAGGTCAGGTGGCGACGGGTATAGCGCTTGGCTAAGTTCTGTCTTTCCAACGCCAGGGGCGAGGTGGCACCCAATGCACATGGCGTTGTAGTTGCCTGCGCCTGCCTTGATCAACGCAGCGTTCTTCAGGTCAGGCACTTCAATGTCTCGCGCTCGAACCTCAATCGACCGGTCGCGAGCCATGGCGAGAAACGAATGGACAGCCGGGAAGTGAGGATCATCGGCGCCGACATTCACCAAGCCGAAATACGCGGTGCCCAATACCGCAGCACTTCCGACAGCACCGGCCACAAGCAGCGTTGTAATTGTTCTTTTCATGTTGGAATTCTCAGAACCACATCCTGATACCGGCAACGAAGCGTGCCTCATCAACATCTCCACCCTCGTCTCGGATGAAGTCAGCGGTGTTGCCGTAGGAGCGGCTCCAGGTAACGCCTATGTACGGGGCAAACTGGCGGACGATTTCATACCGTAGACGCAGCCCGACTTCGGTATTGGCCAGACCCGATCCAACACCGCGCTCAGGATCGTTCTTGCCATAGAAGTTCGCCTCGGCCGTGGGCTGCAAAATCAAGCGATTGGTCAGCAGGATGTCGTATTCGCCTTCAAGACGCGCAGCAGTCTGGCCGTTCTCGCCGATGAACGCCGTAGCTTCGGCCTCGAAGTCATACAAGGCCATGCCCTGAATACCAAAGGCTGCCCAGGTCTGCGGTGATTCCGGTTTGAAATCCTGACGGACTCCGGCGACCACGTCCCACCAAGGACTGACCGAGCGCCCGTATAGCAGTTGCAGCTCAGCGTCTTCGGTTACCCCATTGGTGCGCTCGCCTTCCGAGCGAACCCAGAGTCGATTGATGTCGCCGCCTACCCAGCCTGATGCGTCCCAGGCCAGGGTGCTGCCCTCATCGGCGTCTTGGTATTCGAGCTGGTCCAACAGGAAGAAGCTGTTGATTCCGCTGTCGTGCACCTGGTGGCCACCCAAAGGCGGAAAGGCTGCCTCGCGGTCGGCATCAGTGAGCACTGGAATCGGCGTGCGACTCGTTGTGGTCGGAGAAATCGCTGAACCATGATTCATCTGGGAATGGTCCATGCCCTTCATCGAACCGTGATCCATGCCCTTCATGTTTCCATGGCCCATTTTGCTGTGGTCCATCTTGCTATGGTCCACCGGGCTGGATTTGCTCTGGCTTTGAGCATGCTCCATCTGGCTGTGATCAACAGGGGCAGGCTGTTTCTGCTGTTTGCTCACCCCCATCTTGCTGTGATCCATCGCCGGCATCGATTCGGACGGAACAGCATCCATTTGCATGGAACCGTGCCCCATTTTCGAATGATCCATGCCCGAGTGATCCATTTCTTCAGCGGCGAAGCTGGGCGTTACGCCCAGCATGCCGATTGAAACAGTCAGGGCCAGCAGCGAAGGCCGCCCAAGGCTATTGACCATCTTTCCCTGCCTTAGCTTTGTCGCTGCCATGCGATTCCATCATTTTGTCGTGGTCCATGCCTTCCATCGAGCCATGGTCCATCCCCTTCATCGAGCCGTGGTCCATACTTTCCATGGACCCATGGTCCATGCCTTCATGGTTCATCCCCTGACCCTGCTTGTCCTGCGAACCTTTGGCTTTACCGGCCTCGGTAGATTTCTGGGAATGCTGATCATGGTTGTCGCTGGACCACGACGACGGGGCATAAACAGCCAACATGCCGACCATCGCAGCAGAGAGGAAAAAGGCGCTTCGTTTCATTGGTTTGCTCATCTCAAATCTCCAGCTCATTCGTCCACACGGACTTCTCGGAACATGCCCATTTCCATGTGGAACAGTAGGTGACAGTGATAGGCCCAACGTCCCAAGGCATCTGCGGTGACGCGATAGCTTCGTTTTGAGCCAGGTGGCATGTCGATGGTGTGCTTGCGAACCATGAAGTTGCCGTTCTCGTCCTCCAGATCACTCCACATACCGTGGAGATGGATGGGGTGAGTCATCATGGTGTCGTTGACCAAGGTGATGCGAAGACGCTCGCCATATTTCAACCGCAGCGGTTCAGCATCAGAGAATTTGATACCGTCGAACGACCACGCGAACTTCTCCATGTGGCCGGTAAGGTGCAGTTCGATTGTGCGTCCAGGCTCTCGACCATCGGGATCGATGAAGGTGCTCCGCAAATCGGCGTAGGTCAGCACTCGGCGCCCGTTGTTGCGCAGGCCAATTCCCGGATCGTTCAGCTTCGGGGTCGGCGACATGGTCTGCATATCGACC is a genomic window containing:
- a CDS encoding copper resistance protein B, which codes for MVNSLGRPSLLALTVSIGMLGVTPSFAAEEMDHSGMDHSKMGHGSMQMDAVPSESMPAMDHSKMGVSKQQKQPAPVDHSQMEHAQSQSKSSPVDHSKMDHSKMGHGNMKGMDHGSMKGMDHSQMNHGSAISPTTTSRTPIPVLTDADREAAFPPLGGHQVHDSGINSFFLLDQLEYQDADEGSTLAWDASGWVGGDINRLWVRSEGERTNGVTEDAELQLLYGRSVSPWWDVVAGVRQDFKPESPQTWAAFGIQGMALYDFEAEATAFIGENGQTAARLEGEYDILLTNRLILQPTAEANFYGKNDPERGVGSGLANTEVGLRLRYEIVRQFAPYIGVTWSRSYGNTADFIRDEGGDVDEARFVAGIRMWF
- a CDS encoding c-type cytochrome translates to MKRTITTLLVAGAVGSAAVLGTAYFGLVNVGADDPHFPAVHSFLAMARDRSIEVRARDIEVPDLKNAALIKAGAGNYNAMCIGCHLAPGVGKTELSQALYPSPPDLTKVGVGGEPAAAFWTIKHGIKATGMPAWGKSMGDEYIWGIVAFLDQLPEMNPEQYKALVATSGGHQHGGGESDMHNHEGQHGGSGHAEHGDHDEAADNDHAQAAHDHGAPPAGATQAADHHGDHNAAEAHSDAHPKSSTKTHVHKDGKEHTHAN
- a CDS encoding DUF488 domain-containing protein codes for the protein MAIYTAGYEGLSIDAFIARLKQAQIDKVLDVREYPLSRKPGFSKKAFAQCLADAGIAYEHSPPLGCPKPIRNRYKVDGDWGVYARDFRAYIRTRMDLLENLTADASSQRICMVCYEADANFCHRSLIAEAASELDSSLDTRHLPLKIEKFADLLRAVA
- a CDS encoding DUF411 domain-containing protein yields the protein MPTNRILVRLAAIAGLLVTSAAYAAEPLSIDVHRDANCGCCKKWIAHLEANSFKVTDHIETDMSAVKQKLGVAPRLASCHTAVIDGKFVEGHVPAEQIRELKERNDLVGIAVPGMPAGSPGMEVDGVSHAYQVIGLTKSGADLVVANYPAK
- a CDS encoding AbrB/MazE/SpoVT family DNA-binding domain-containing protein; this translates as MTESARTTVKCLDPGDGSGDVIVELPDDILRELGVTTGDRLSIELINGDIVLKPVRERRESD